A genome region from Colwellia sp. Arc7-D includes the following:
- a CDS encoding DUF1289 domain-containing protein yields the protein MQLEFFDVPSPCVGICQSDDKGQCSGCFRTRDERLNWVAFDSNERQKVIKRCQQREKRKTKPTGVKVAEVIVENKQASLLDPPSKKRLDNSNEIDFGDFEL from the coding sequence ATGCAATTAGAATTTTTTGATGTGCCTAGCCCATGTGTTGGAATTTGTCAGTCTGATGACAAAGGCCAATGCTCGGGATGTTTTCGTACACGAGACGAACGCTTAAATTGGGTAGCTTTTGATTCTAATGAACGTCAAAAAGTCATTAAACGTTGTCAGCAACGTGAAAAGCGTAAAACTAAACCTACTGGAGTTAAAGTAGCTGAAGTTATTGTTGAAAATAAACAAGCTTCGTTACTTGACCCTCCAAGTAAAAAACGCCTTGATAATAGTAATGAAATCGACTTTGGTGATTTCGAACTGTAA
- a CDS encoding gamma-glutamyl-gamma-aminobutyrate hydrolase family protein (Members of this family of hydrolases with an active site Cys residue belong to MEROPS family C26.) produces the protein MNREAKPKIAITGPNKSGTVAWFFTALNIRISGGEPVRVTPESFDGTLDYDGVIIGGGSDIHPEHFIKEDSSPVTRSFWTQLKECLLYPMELMNHFSSHQYDKDRDDMEIQFIRYALNNNLPLLGICRGHQLLNAELGGSMYESTLPLLKESARIRSPFPRKTVLYTTNDSLISRIAGDDPLKVNAIHSQAVAKPADTLKVTAKEEAGINQVVESKNSDKVLGVQWHPEYLFYMKAHRKIFKWLLREAIK, from the coding sequence TTGAACCGCGAAGCAAAGCCTAAAATCGCCATCACTGGACCGAATAAATCAGGCACCGTAGCTTGGTTTTTTACTGCTTTGAATATTAGAATTTCTGGAGGAGAGCCCGTTAGAGTAACACCTGAGTCTTTTGACGGAACGCTCGATTATGACGGCGTTATTATTGGTGGTGGTTCAGATATCCATCCTGAACACTTCATTAAAGAAGATTCATCTCCAGTAACACGTTCTTTCTGGACCCAGTTAAAAGAATGTTTATTGTATCCTATGGAGCTAATGAATCATTTTAGTTCCCACCAATACGACAAAGACCGTGACGATATGGAGATACAATTCATTCGTTATGCCTTGAACAATAACCTACCACTTTTAGGTATTTGTCGTGGCCATCAACTACTAAACGCAGAGTTGGGTGGTTCAATGTATGAATCTACTCTACCGCTGCTAAAAGAAAGCGCTAGGATCCGCAGTCCTTTCCCGCGTAAAACTGTGCTTTATACGACTAACGATTCATTAATTTCTAGAATAGCCGGAGATGACCCTTTAAAAGTCAATGCAATACATTCCCAAGCAGTAGCTAAGCCAGCAGACACTCTTAAAGTTACAGCTAAAGAGGAAGCGGGTATTAACCAAGTTGTTGAAAGTAAAAATAGTGACAAAGTATTAGGAGTTCAGTGGCATCCAGAATATTTATTTTATATGAAAGCTCACAGAAAAATTTTCAAGTGGCTTTTACGAGAGGCGATAAAATGA
- a CDS encoding amidohydrolase: MQKFLPSLVTAALAVALTGCLQSEQQDEKVVINKNPYPSTYKVLPLETTLIKNATVLTGTGKRLDNADVLMVDGKISQIGKNLVAEGAVEVDANGKWITPGIIDVHSHLGVYPSPSVESHSDGNEMSSPNTSEVWAEHSIWPQDPGFEAARAGGITTLQILPGSANLFGGRGVTLRNVPSHTMQGMKFPDAPYGLKMACGENPKRVYGSRKVLPSTRMGNMAGYRMAWADATEYKRAWEKYDADFEAGKNPLAPERDIELDTLKGVLDGDILIHNHCYKAEEMAMMIDLGKEFNYHSGTFHHAVEAYKIADTLAENGNCAAMWPDWWGFKMEAYDMVHENVAIVDAMKNSCAVVHSDSASTIQRLNQEAGKVMYRANENGFEITPELAITWITANAAKSIGVAEETGSLENGKKADVVIWNQNPFSVYAQAEQVFVDGAKVYDRFDEKYQAKSDFLLGQR; encoded by the coding sequence ATGCAAAAATTTCTACCATCATTAGTGACAGCAGCACTCGCTGTTGCTTTAACGGGTTGTTTGCAAAGCGAACAGCAAGACGAAAAAGTCGTTATAAACAAAAATCCATATCCAAGTACCTATAAAGTATTACCGCTGGAAACTACACTGATAAAAAATGCCACGGTATTAACCGGTACTGGTAAACGTTTGGATAATGCTGATGTTTTGATGGTAGATGGTAAAATTAGCCAAATTGGTAAAAACTTAGTTGCTGAAGGTGCGGTTGAAGTTGATGCTAATGGTAAATGGATAACGCCTGGTATTATTGACGTACATTCACACTTAGGTGTTTATCCTAGTCCATCTGTTGAATCTCACTCTGACGGCAATGAAATGAGTTCGCCTAATACTTCTGAAGTATGGGCTGAGCATAGTATATGGCCGCAAGATCCAGGTTTTGAAGCCGCTCGTGCTGGTGGTATTACTACACTACAAATCCTACCTGGTTCAGCAAATTTATTTGGTGGTCGAGGTGTAACTTTGCGCAATGTGCCAAGTCATACCATGCAAGGCATGAAATTCCCAGATGCACCTTACGGTTTAAAAATGGCCTGTGGTGAGAACCCTAAACGTGTGTATGGTAGCCGTAAAGTCTTACCTTCAACACGCATGGGTAATATGGCGGGTTATCGCATGGCTTGGGCTGATGCAACCGAATATAAGCGCGCTTGGGAAAAATATGATGCAGATTTTGAAGCAGGTAAAAACCCATTAGCACCAGAGCGTGATATCGAATTAGATACCTTAAAAGGTGTACTTGATGGTGATATTTTAATTCATAACCATTGCTATAAAGCTGAAGAAATGGCGATGATGATCGATCTTGGTAAAGAGTTTAATTACCATTCAGGTACTTTCCATCACGCCGTTGAAGCATACAAAATTGCAGATACATTGGCTGAAAATGGTAACTGTGCAGCTATGTGGCCAGATTGGTGGGGCTTTAAAATGGAAGCTTATGACATGGTTCATGAAAACGTTGCTATTGTTGATGCGATGAAAAATTCATGTGCGGTAGTGCATTCTGATTCTGCCAGTACAATCCAACGCTTAAACCAAGAAGCAGGCAAAGTTATGTATCGTGCAAACGAAAATGGCTTTGAAATAACGCCTGAACTTGCCATAACTTGGATCACCGCTAATGCAGCAAAATCGATTGGTGTAGCTGAAGAAACCGGTAGTTTAGAAAATGGTAAAAAAGCGGATGTCGTTATTTGGAATCAAAACCCATTTAGTGTTTATGCGCAAGCTGAACAGGTGTTTGTAGATGGTGCAAAAGTGTACGATCGATTTGATGAAAAATACCAAGCGAAAAGCGATTTCTTGTTAGGTCAAAGGTAA
- a CDS encoding VTT domain-containing protein, with amino-acid sequence MKKANIIKLGIFICVVTGLLALYFLTPFNDYLEIDKISQLASDVPENALTALIFLGVFFIGGSLLIPIPLMAFTVSLVFNIWMSVLICIPGFLLASLSGYGIGRAIGRDSFGEGLKKHTKTLKDKMDDRGAWAIFALRLAPTPPFTVTSILAGSLEINIFKFMLGSTIGIAPLGLSAIFFGKGVLELIKEPSGLAVTSIAAAIILFVVFWLLRNKQQTE; translated from the coding sequence ATGAAGAAGGCAAATATTATCAAGTTAGGCATATTTATTTGTGTTGTGACTGGGCTTTTAGCTTTGTATTTTCTTACACCTTTTAACGACTACCTTGAAATAGATAAAATTAGCCAGTTAGCTAGCGATGTACCTGAGAATGCCTTGACGGCTTTAATTTTCTTAGGTGTTTTCTTTATTGGAGGATCACTCCTCATTCCAATTCCGTTGATGGCATTTACGGTTAGCTTGGTATTTAATATCTGGATGAGCGTACTAATTTGCATACCTGGTTTTCTTTTAGCAAGTCTGAGTGGTTATGGAATAGGACGTGCCATAGGTAGGGACTCTTTTGGAGAAGGGCTTAAAAAGCATACGAAGACATTAAAAGACAAAATGGATGATAGAGGCGCTTGGGCTATTTTCGCATTGCGCCTAGCTCCCACTCCACCTTTTACCGTAACAAGCATTTTGGCAGGCTCACTTGAGATAAATATTTTCAAATTTATGCTAGGCTCGACAATAGGCATTGCCCCTTTAGGCTTAAGCGCAATATTTTTTGGTAAAGGTGTGCTAGAACTTATAAAGGAGCCATCGGGTTTGGCTGTAACATCGATTGCAGCGGCTATTATTCTGTTTGTTGTTTTTTGGTTATTAAGGAACAAACAACAAACAGAATAA
- the acnA gene encoding aconitate hydratase AcnA — MTVSNKHISTLTVQGKSYQYFDLSSLQIDTKRLPLTAKILLENLLRHSDEKYVQLEDIQNLAKWDTASSSDTEIAFVPSRVILQDFTGVPAVVDLAAMRNAMLDLGGDPSKINPLKPVDLVIDHSIMVDEFGKADSFKRNTEIEVERNKERYQFLKWGQSAFDNFKVVPPGKGIVHQVNLEYLARVTFVDEQQDTPLLYPDTLVGTDSHTTMINGLGVLGWGVGGIEAEAAMLGQPVTMLIPEVIGMELKGKLPPGATATDLVLAVTEQLRAFGVVGKFVEFFGAGVKHLTVADRATLANMSPEYGATCGLFPIDEQTTKYLALTGRSELQIEIIEAYSKAQGMWGSEAQEHAEYHATLSMDLDTVVPAIAGPKRPQDRINLDQASTAFKRWITEQNELAIAPNEKQKANFESEGGAENIGSKTSVSYRHNEQDYDLHEGAVVIAAITSCTNTSNPSVLVAAALLAKKANELGLTVKPWVKTSFAPGSQVVTEYLNKAGLSKELDKMGFNLVGYGCTTCIGNSGPLPEAITKAIRQSDLTVTSVLSGNRNFEGRIHSDVKANYLASPPLVVAYALAGNMKVDITKDPLGMSSAGKPVYLKDLWPSQQEIQEIVTRVVNKSMFSEKYGSVYDGGDIWENLDTVDADIYDWPDSTYVKKPTFFENMPREPEPTKAIENARCLLKLADSVTTDHISPAGSIGKDTPAADYLRANHVEQKDFNSYGSRRGNHEVMMRGTFANVRLKNQLAPGTEGGFTRKQPNGEQMTVFEAAHQYIAENTPTIVIAGKEYGTGSSRDWAAKGPLLLGVKAVIAETYERIHRSNLIGMGILPLQFKQGEGASTYDLDGTEQFSIQAVDAGQKQVQVAVLKSDGTNISFEADIRIDTPNEFEYFRHGGILQYVIRTLL, encoded by the coding sequence GTGACAGTTTCAAATAAACATATATCGACACTAACAGTACAAGGGAAATCCTATCAGTACTTTGACCTATCAAGTTTGCAAATCGATACAAAGCGCTTACCGCTGACAGCAAAAATATTACTTGAAAACTTGCTTCGCCACAGTGATGAAAAGTATGTGCAACTTGAGGATATTCAAAACCTAGCCAAATGGGACACAGCATCTTCTTCTGATACCGAAATAGCATTTGTGCCTTCTAGAGTTATTTTGCAAGATTTTACCGGCGTGCCTGCGGTTGTTGATTTAGCCGCTATGCGTAACGCGATGTTGGACCTAGGTGGCGACCCAAGTAAAATTAACCCACTTAAACCGGTAGATTTAGTTATTGACCATTCAATAATGGTAGATGAATTCGGTAAAGCAGATTCGTTTAAGCGTAATACTGAAATTGAGGTTGAGCGCAATAAAGAACGCTATCAGTTTTTAAAGTGGGGACAAAGTGCATTCGATAACTTCAAAGTAGTACCGCCAGGAAAAGGTATTGTACACCAAGTCAATTTGGAGTACTTAGCGCGTGTAACGTTTGTCGATGAACAGCAAGACACACCGTTACTTTACCCAGATACCTTAGTCGGTACAGATTCACACACCACAATGATCAATGGCTTAGGTGTGCTTGGTTGGGGGGTAGGCGGTATAGAAGCCGAAGCGGCCATGTTAGGTCAACCTGTCACTATGCTAATACCTGAAGTGATTGGAATGGAATTGAAAGGCAAGTTACCGCCAGGGGCAACGGCGACCGACTTAGTGTTAGCGGTTACAGAACAATTGCGTGCATTTGGTGTAGTAGGCAAATTTGTCGAGTTTTTTGGTGCTGGTGTAAAACACTTAACTGTTGCTGATCGAGCAACACTGGCCAATATGTCGCCTGAGTACGGTGCAACCTGTGGCTTATTTCCTATTGATGAACAAACGACAAAATATCTGGCGTTAACTGGTCGAAGTGAACTACAGATAGAGATTATTGAAGCCTATTCAAAAGCACAGGGCATGTGGGGCAGTGAAGCACAAGAACATGCTGAGTATCATGCAACACTCTCCATGGATTTAGACACTGTTGTTCCAGCTATCGCTGGGCCAAAACGTCCGCAAGACAGAATAAATCTTGACCAAGCATCGACTGCGTTTAAGCGTTGGATAACCGAGCAAAATGAGTTGGCTATCGCGCCTAACGAAAAACAGAAAGCGAACTTTGAAAGTGAAGGTGGTGCAGAAAATATTGGTTCCAAAACCTCTGTATCTTATCGTCATAATGAACAAGATTATGATCTTCATGAAGGCGCGGTTGTAATTGCTGCGATTACCAGTTGTACTAATACTTCGAATCCATCTGTGTTGGTTGCTGCTGCGCTGTTGGCAAAAAAAGCCAATGAATTAGGACTTACCGTTAAACCTTGGGTTAAAACCAGTTTTGCCCCTGGCTCACAAGTAGTGACCGAATATCTCAATAAAGCAGGGTTGTCTAAAGAACTGGATAAAATGGGCTTTAACTTGGTAGGTTACGGTTGTACTACCTGTATTGGTAATTCAGGTCCGTTACCCGAAGCTATTACTAAGGCGATTAGGCAAAGTGATTTAACCGTAACATCGGTATTATCAGGTAATCGCAACTTTGAAGGGCGAATACATTCAGATGTTAAAGCAAACTACTTAGCGTCACCACCGCTAGTGGTCGCCTATGCATTGGCAGGTAATATGAAAGTTGATATTACCAAAGATCCGCTGGGTATGAGCAGTGCTGGCAAGCCAGTTTATTTGAAAGACTTATGGCCAAGCCAACAAGAAATACAAGAAATTGTCACTCGTGTGGTCAATAAGTCGATGTTTTCTGAGAAATATGGTTCGGTTTATGACGGTGGCGATATATGGGAAAATCTGGATACTGTGGACGCCGATATTTATGATTGGCCAGATAGTACTTATGTGAAAAAACCGACATTCTTTGAAAATATGCCACGGGAGCCTGAGCCAACTAAAGCGATTGAAAATGCCCGTTGTTTATTGAAATTGGCCGACAGTGTAACCACGGATCATATTTCACCTGCAGGCTCCATTGGCAAAGATACTCCCGCTGCAGATTACCTTCGAGCTAATCACGTTGAACAAAAAGACTTTAACTCTTATGGCTCTAGACGAGGCAACCATGAAGTTATGATGCGTGGTACTTTTGCAAACGTTCGACTTAAAAACCAACTTGCTCCTGGCACTGAAGGGGGCTTCACACGTAAACAACCTAACGGTGAACAGATGACGGTATTTGAGGCCGCGCATCAATATATTGCTGAGAATACTCCAACGATTGTTATTGCTGGCAAAGAGTACGGTACCGGTAGTTCTCGAGATTGGGCCGCCAAAGGGCCGTTATTACTAGGTGTGAAAGCAGTTATTGCTGAGACCTATGAGCGCATCCATCGCTCTAACCTTATCGGCATGGGTATATTACCACTGCAGTTTAAACAAGGTGAAGGTGCAAGTACTTACGATTTAGACGGTACAGAGCAGTTTTCTATTCAAGCAGTTGATGCTGGCCAGAAACAAGTGCAAGTAGCGGTACTAAAATCTGACGGCACTAATATAAGCTTTGAAGCTGATATACGTATCGATACACCTAATGAGTTCGAATACTTCCGCCATGGCGGGATCCTTCAATACGTGATCAGAACACTGCTTTAG
- a CDS encoding GntR family transcriptional regulator, whose translation MSIVYKTRTQLVVETLREKILSGEIKAGQPLRQAALASELNVSRIPVREALLQLEGEGLVVFEPHKGATATELNAELVDELFELRAMLEADLLANSLPNISDEKLEEATQFLLKLDKALGQENAANTWSELNSGYHNCLYSGANRPQTLDLVNTLNKSADRYIRMHLLWAGGISKAESEHNEILALSKARNIDAAVALLKQHILGSRDEIKAFLEARESKMNS comes from the coding sequence ATGAGCATTGTATATAAAACTAGAACTCAATTAGTTGTTGAAACCCTTAGAGAAAAAATATTAAGTGGTGAGATTAAAGCGGGTCAACCTTTGAGACAGGCCGCACTTGCAAGTGAACTTAATGTTAGCCGAATTCCGGTGCGAGAAGCTTTACTGCAACTTGAAGGTGAGGGCTTAGTGGTTTTTGAACCACATAAAGGGGCAACGGCGACTGAACTTAATGCAGAACTAGTTGATGAGTTATTTGAATTGCGCGCTATGCTAGAAGCTGATTTACTGGCTAATTCTTTGCCAAATATTAGCGACGAAAAGTTAGAGGAAGCCACTCAGTTTCTGTTGAAATTAGATAAAGCCCTTGGTCAAGAGAATGCCGCCAATACATGGAGTGAGCTTAATTCAGGCTATCATAACTGTTTATATTCGGGCGCTAATCGACCACAAACATTAGACTTGGTAAATACACTGAATAAAAGCGCAGATCGTTATATTCGCATGCATTTACTTTGGGCTGGTGGAATATCTAAGGCTGAATCTGAGCACAATGAAATTTTAGCCTTAAGTAAAGCGCGTAATATTGATGCGGCTGTAGCATTGCTCAAGCAACATATTTTAGGATCTCGTGATGAAATTAAAGCCTTTTTAGAAGCACGTGAATCAAAAATGAATAGCTAA
- a CDS encoding SulP family inorganic anion transporter: MFELHASKVANLKNDVLSGFTVALALVPEAVAFAFVAGVEPLVGLYAAFMVGLITSIFGGRPGMISGATGAMAVVMVSLVAIHGVEYLFATVVLTGLLQILAGLFKLGKFIRLVPHPVMLGFVNGLAIVIFLAQLGQFKVTNEDGVLAWMQGSQMLTMVGLIVLTMGIIHFLPKLTKAVPSSLVAIVVVTLLAQSLDLDARTVVDFVRDMTNDPMASIAGGLPQFSIPSVPFSLETLQVILPFALILAAIGLIESLLTLTLIDELTGTRGHGNKECVAQGAANTVTGFFGGMGGCAMIGQSMINVNSGGRGRMSGVTAALALLGFILFGSNLIEQIPLAALVGVMFIVVIGTFEWSSIRILGKVPKADAFVIILVSAVTVATDLAIAVVVGVIVSALVFAWEHAKHVVVHRSVNANGSTVYDVSGPLFFGSVSSFLEQFDMEGDSDDVIVEFKNSRVADHSAIEAIDTLAERYISRGKQMHLRHLSKECTQLLTKAGSLVEINVIEDPDYHIATDKLG; the protein is encoded by the coding sequence ATGTTTGAATTACACGCCAGTAAAGTGGCAAATTTAAAAAATGATGTTTTGTCAGGTTTCACTGTAGCCTTAGCCTTGGTGCCTGAAGCCGTAGCATTTGCTTTTGTTGCTGGTGTTGAGCCCTTAGTTGGTTTATATGCTGCATTTATGGTGGGTTTAATCACATCTATTTTCGGTGGCCGACCAGGTATGATTTCTGGTGCTACAGGCGCCATGGCGGTTGTAATGGTGAGTTTAGTTGCTATTCACGGTGTCGAATACTTATTTGCCACTGTTGTACTGACCGGGTTACTGCAAATACTAGCGGGGCTGTTCAAGCTCGGTAAGTTTATTCGCTTAGTACCTCATCCAGTTATGCTTGGCTTTGTTAATGGCTTAGCTATTGTTATTTTTCTTGCGCAGTTAGGGCAATTTAAGGTGACTAATGAAGATGGCGTATTAGCGTGGATGCAAGGCAGCCAAATGTTAACTATGGTTGGTCTTATCGTGTTAACTATGGGTATTATTCACTTTTTACCTAAGTTAACTAAAGCTGTTCCGTCATCACTTGTTGCCATTGTCGTTGTAACATTACTTGCGCAAAGCCTTGATTTAGATGCGCGCACAGTCGTCGACTTTGTAAGAGATATGACCAATGACCCTATGGCTTCTATTGCCGGCGGTTTACCACAATTTAGTATTCCAAGCGTGCCATTTAGCTTAGAAACACTGCAAGTTATTTTACCTTTTGCTCTGATTTTAGCGGCTATTGGCTTAATCGAATCATTACTGACGTTAACATTAATTGATGAGTTAACTGGCACACGTGGTCATGGTAACAAAGAATGTGTTGCACAGGGTGCAGCAAATACAGTAACAGGTTTCTTTGGTGGCATGGGTGGTTGTGCCATGATTGGACAGTCAATGATCAATGTAAACTCTGGCGGTCGTGGCCGTATGTCGGGTGTTACTGCAGCACTTGCATTACTAGGTTTTATTTTATTTGGTTCTAACCTAATTGAACAAATACCGCTAGCGGCACTTGTTGGTGTTATGTTTATTGTTGTTATTGGGACCTTTGAATGGTCAAGTATTCGTATTCTAGGTAAAGTGCCAAAAGCAGACGCTTTTGTCATTATATTAGTTTCTGCGGTTACGGTAGCTACTGATTTAGCCATAGCCGTTGTGGTTGGTGTTATTGTATCTGCATTAGTATTTGCTTGGGAGCATGCTAAACATGTTGTTGTTCACCGTTCAGTTAATGCTAACGGTTCAACGGTTTATGATGTAAGTGGCCCGTTATTTTTTGGTTCTGTATCGAGCTTTTTAGAACAGTTTGATATGGAAGGCGATAGTGATGATGTTATCGTTGAGTTTAAAAATTCACGCGTTGCTGACCATTCGGCTATTGAAGCCATAGATACTTTAGCAGAGCGTTATATTAGCCGTGGTAAGCAAATGCATTTAAGACATTTAAGTAAAGAATGTACGCAACTGTTAACTAAAGCTGGCAGCTTAGTCGAAATTAATGTTATCGAAGACCCTGATTACCATATTGCTACTGATAAACTCGGTTAA
- a CDS encoding amidohydrolase family protein, with translation MKHIKLFKSSLMVLALASSTASFAQSIAITNATVHTVTEQGVLENATVVFEDGKVIAINPETLNAETIIDAKGKILTPGLIGSMNQLGLVEVSAVSKSRDASDKKADITFDASLAFNSRSSVIPYSRKGGITSNVVSPKGGDDMFKGQTFVADLSGEFGSVRSTHNNVVIDLGAKSKGSRALSLQNLQFKLEDAVKELAKAKKKTDDEKDKKEAKEPSREAQVINALLSGDKALVAYVDRATDLLALLKIKEQFSLDLVFVGAADAVLIADKIAQANVPVVMTALDNLPGSFDSLHSSLDNAAKLTKAGVKVALSISGDTHNLYQLRYHAGNAIANGLSPDAALAAVTVNVAQAFNLDSGTIAVGKTADLVLWSADPFELSTKVSQMWINGKEYSTISRQDALRDRYTTSSDMPKAYVK, from the coding sequence ATGAAACATATTAAATTATTTAAATCATCGCTAATGGTATTGGCACTTGCAAGTTCGACGGCTAGTTTTGCCCAAAGTATTGCAATCACTAATGCGACAGTGCACACAGTAACCGAACAAGGTGTACTAGAAAACGCGACCGTAGTCTTTGAAGATGGGAAAGTTATTGCCATCAACCCTGAAACACTTAATGCTGAGACCATTATTGATGCCAAAGGGAAAATTTTAACACCAGGTTTAATTGGCTCAATGAACCAATTAGGCTTAGTTGAAGTTAGCGCTGTTTCAAAAAGTCGTGATGCTAGCGATAAAAAAGCTGATATTACCTTTGATGCAAGCTTAGCATTTAATTCGCGTTCTTCCGTTATCCCTTATAGTCGTAAGGGCGGTATTACCAGTAATGTTGTCAGCCCTAAAGGTGGTGACGATATGTTTAAAGGTCAAACTTTTGTAGCAGATCTTTCTGGTGAGTTTGGCAGTGTTCGATCAACACATAATAACGTCGTGATTGATTTAGGCGCTAAAAGTAAAGGCTCGCGAGCACTAAGCTTGCAAAATTTACAATTTAAACTCGAAGATGCTGTTAAGGAATTAGCAAAAGCGAAAAAGAAAACTGATGATGAAAAAGACAAAAAAGAAGCAAAAGAACCAAGTCGTGAAGCGCAAGTTATCAACGCACTCCTTAGTGGCGACAAAGCGCTAGTTGCTTACGTTGATCGCGCTACTGATTTACTCGCTTTGTTAAAAATCAAAGAGCAATTTTCTCTTGATTTAGTGTTTGTTGGTGCTGCAGATGCCGTATTGATTGCAGATAAAATTGCTCAGGCTAACGTGCCTGTTGTAATGACTGCTTTAGATAACTTACCTGGTAGTTTTGATTCTCTGCATTCGTCACTTGATAATGCTGCAAAACTAACTAAAGCTGGCGTTAAAGTAGCTCTATCGATTAGTGGTGATACCCATAACCTTTATCAGCTGCGTTATCATGCCGGTAATGCTATCGCTAACGGTTTATCGCCTGATGCAGCACTTGCAGCCGTAACGGTTAACGTAGCTCAAGCATTTAATCTTGATAGTGGCACTATCGCTGTAGGTAAAACGGCAGATTTAGTGTTGTGGAGTGCTGACCCATTTGAACTTAGCACTAAGGTTAGTCAGATGTGGATTAATGGTAAAGAGTATTCGACCATAAGCCGTCAAGATGCTTTGCGTGACCGTTATACAACGTCGAGCGATATGCCTAAAGCTTACGTGAAGTAA